The sequence below is a genomic window from Geothermobacter hydrogeniphilus.
CGGACATGAACTGGACGATTTGCCGCGGCAGTTTCGAGAGAAGACCCGGCTGGTCTTCTTTGAAACTCCGACCAACCCGAACCTCGAAGTCCTTGATATCCGCCGGATCGCGGCGGTGGCCAAAACGCACGGCGCGCTGACCGTTGTCGATAACACCTTTGCCTCTCCGGTCAACCAGCAACCGCTTGAACGGGGTGCGGACATCGTGGTGCATAGCGCGACCAAGTATCTGGGCGGACACAGCGACCTGACAGGTGGCCTGGTGATCGCCAGCGCGGAGCTGCTGGCGCCGATCTGGGTTTGGCGCAAGAATCTTGGTCAGATGATGGCCCCGGAAGTCGCGTTCCTGCTGGCCCGCAGTCTGCGCACCCTGTCGGTGCGGGTGAAGGCGCAGAACCGTTCCGCGCAGCAGATTGCCGAGTTTCTGCAGCAGCAGTCATGTGTGCTGCGGGTCAACTATCCGGGCCTGAAAGACTTTGCCGGTCATGTGGTCGCCAGTGAACAGATGAGCGGTTTCGGCGGCATGTTGAGTTTTGTTTTCGACGGTGATGCTGCCGCTACGGCGGCGGTGGTTGACCGGCTGCGACTCTTCTCCATTGCCGCCAGTCTCGGCGGAGTCGAAAGTCTGGTGACCCAGCCGATCACCACCACTCATTACGCCATGCTCCCCGAAGAGCGGGAGCGACGCGGCATTCCCGACGGCATGGTGCGGCTTTCCGTCGGACTGGAAGATGTCGAGGATTTGATCGCCGATCTGCGTCAGGCGCTGGGCTAGGGTTTTAGACTGGGAATGAATACCCCGCAGCTTGCTGCGGGGTATTGGGTCAAACTCTTGCCCCGAGATGGACTTTATCTTGTCCCGACCATGAATTTTTCAACCTCTTTGACCTCATCATGGCCAATCACGGATTCCAATAGCAACAGAGCAACCTCAATGGACTGGGCTGGACCGGCGCAGGAAATAATGCGATTTGAGACTTCAATAGGTCCCGGAGTGGGTACGCAGCCGAGATCACGTAATCGTCCTAGGTTGTCATGGTTACGGCTGAAAGCGTAGCTGGTTGCTTTTTCTCCTTGCAACAACCCGGCTTCTGCAACAGGCAACACGCCGACGCACATGGTGGCTCTGGTTCCACCATGTGCATGGATGGCCCTGGCCAGATCGTGCAATGGCTGGCAGTAGGCCTCATCAAACGAAAACCTCCGGGAACAGCCAAGGCGGCGTAATCCTGAGCTTTGACCTCAGTCACCAGCAGATCAGTTTTTATCTGCAATCCAAACCTGCCGTTGACCACGGGGTGTAACCCCGTAATGACAACCTCAACCTTTGACAGGTGCTCACGGTATTCTGTCCAGCCGCAGACTGACAGCACAGAAACCGCTTCCAGATCCTCGAATCCTTCACCGAGGAAAAGCAGAACTTTTTTACGGACACATTTTACCTCGTTTGATTCCAACGGCTTGGTTCATTGGAGCGCGCTTTATGCTTCAACTGAAGCATCGTTTACACGCCTCAGGTTTTCCCCGGAGCAGGTTCCGGGGCCTTCTCTTCGGCGGAAGGATCTGTTGGCTCAACCTCCCCGATTTTGCCTTCGAACAGGGCGCGGGTTTTAAAGGCGTTGACGGTCATGGCGATGGCCGCCACTTCTTTCAGTTCTTCGTTTGAGGCTCCGGCTTGCCCCGCAACTGCGAGGCCGAAATCCGTTCAGGGATCGCATCCGGCGGCCAGGGCAGCCCCCAGGGCAACCAGTTGTTTGGTTTTGTGGTTGAGGTGGCCGGGGGCCAGGGCGGCGTCCATGAAGGTTTGAAACTTGGCCAGTGGGTCACTCATCTCAATCTCCTCGTTGGGGTCAAGATCCCAACTTTCAGGGGCCGGTTCTTTTTTTAAGGTGACGCAAAACAGATCTCGAGGCAGGCTCCCTTCTTCCAGGCGTTTGATGTCCAGTATCTTATACCCTTTGGATAGCCTGCGGATTTTTCCCTCAGAAAAGAAATGAACGACGAAGTCACCGATTTCATACATCTCTTCCTGCAGATGGGTTCCCGAGCGAAAATGTTTATCAAAGCTGCTGCGAACCGAGTAGGCGGCCAATCCTCCAGGCTTGAGAATGCGGTGAGTTTCTTGCAGGATATAAGCAATTTCGACGGTGGAAAATTTCATGCAGAGCAACATGTGCGAGTAGCAGGCGTCGAAAGATGCGTCGGCGAACGGGAGTGGTTCGCGCAGATCATGGGCGAGTGCACGAATGTGTTTGGACAAATCAACCTTTGCGGCTTTTTCATTGACCTGCGAGACCGCAGCTTCAGAATAGTCCAGAGCGGTTACGTCAAAGCCGTTTTGAGCAAACAGAAAACTGTCCCGTCCCTGACCACAACCTAGTTCCAGCAGCGAGTTTACGCCTGACTGTCTGAAATGTTCCAGAGCATCCTGGGCGAACCGACTCGGCTCATCACCGAAGAACATCTCTGCCCTGGTAAAAACTTCATCCCAGTGAGCTCGTTGCTCGATATTTGCTTCAGGTTCAGGCTTCATTGCCTCTCCTTTTCCGGTACCCTCTCAAACAGCAGGCCATAATGATAGGGCGGCAGATCAACGAGGCCCGGTGGCAACAGTTGGAACCCGGCAGCTTCAGCCCAGACTTGACATTGCTCAGGTCGGGGACGAATCTCCATCGACGGGCCACGCGGTGTGGTTGGATCATAATTCCAGTGGATGATGGCCAGCCTGCCGTGCGGAGCCAGAATACGCAGAGCCTCATTCAGCAAGAGTTCGGGCTGCTCGGCATGCAGGATATTAAAAAGCATGACATAGTCGATACTGCTGTCGGCCAGCCCCGTTCCTTCTTTTATGAAGTCTCGTAACAAGGTCTGCAGGTTGTCAAGATTTGTCTGTTGCGCCTTTTGCGCGGTAACGGTGACCATCTCGGCATCGATGTCGATGGCGTAAACACGTCCAGAAATCATTTGTGCTGCAGGAATGGAAAAGGTCCCGTAGCCGCAACCGAATTCGACCACAGACCCTGCAGTTGATGACAGTCCGAGTTTTTCAAGAATCTTCTCAGGGTTGAAAAAGCCGGTCCATATTTCTTCATCTGGCATACCGCTTTCCCTGGTTTTCATCGGCCACCACCCTGCTCAAGAGCTTCTTTCAGCGCGTCCATACAGCACTCAATGATCTTGTAATTGATATCCTCCGGTCCTTTGTGAAAGTCATTGTCACCGGTGGCCATGGTGTTGGTCACATGCAGCAGTGAGGCAATTTCAACCTGCTTGACCTGAGCCAGAGCCAGCAGCGCCGCAGCCTCCATCTCCACGGTCTGTACCCCGGTGGCACGGTGCTGCTCGATCTGCGATGCGGTTTCCCGATAGGGCGCATCCGTGGTCCAGGTTGTTCCACGACAGACTGGCAAACCGCAGTTCTTCACATGACGAACCAGAATCTCGGGGAGAAAACCATCTGCTTCCACCGAGGGAGCGGGCGGCAGGTAGTGGTAGGATGTGCCTTCATCGCGAATTGCTCGGTCAGGAATCATCATATAGGGTGGTGACATTTGGGTACCGATTGATCCTGCGGAGCTGTAACCGATCAGGTGCCGGCAGCCGCAGGCGATCAACTGCTCACAGACCAGCACTGCAAAAGACGCCCCGACCGTGCCGCCGATCAGTCCCATTTCGAAACCGTCCTGTTCCAGAATCAGCAGCGATGTGTGAAAACAGGGCCAGTCTGGACTGGTGCTCGCGGCGAAACGTTTCTGCGCCACCGCAATCAGTTCGCCGTCGAAATCGAGAAGGCAGCAGGCCGGGATTTTTGCTTGCCTCTCCCCCTTCATCGAAGACGCCCGGGCAAGCAGCTTCTCCGGCAGGAAAACCGAGGGGTCGGCCGTCTGGTGGGAAAATATCGGGAGATTGCGCAACGTTTTTTCCGAAATGTTTTTCATCGGCCCGGCTCCGTCAGGGCTGCCCTGTTTCAGGTTTTTTCAATAAACGCCACATCCCCCTGAATCGCTTCAAACAGGCGCGGCTTGGCCAGGGAATAATAGGACATGCGACCGTCGGTGCGGTGGTTGAGCAGCCCCTGCTGGCGCAGCTGTTTCAGCTGCTGACTGGTCGCCGGCATGGAGAGGCCGAGGATGTGGGCGAGGTCGCAGACGCAGAGTTCTCCCTTGCCGAGGGCGAAGAGGATCTTCAGTCGGACGGGACTGCCGAGCAGTTTGTAAAATTCGGCCAGGTTCTGCAGTTCGGTCTCGGTGACCAGGGAATCCTGAATCTCCCTGATCAGTTCTTCATTGAAGCAGGTGACCTTGCAGGGTGTTTCGGCGGCGTCGGTTGGCTGCGGTTTTTTGCTCATCGGTTCAATATCTCGACTTCCCTGGCCTGCAGCAGGTATCCCGGTCCGGAGGGGGCCATTTCTCCGCTGACCACAACGTCGGTTTTCAGCTCAGGCAACTCTTTCTCCTGAGAATGCACCGTAACGAATTTTGTCGCACAGCTCAATTGCCCGCAACCACGATATTCGCGGATGTCGATCAGGACAAAGGTCTGCCGGGCAGGAGAAGTGCGGGCAACGATGCCCCGTACCTTGATCTCTCCACGATAGGCTCCGGGATCGGCGGCGACGCTGTTGACGTTCAGGGCGTCTTTCGGCGCCGATTTCTCGAACCAGCACCAGCCGGTCGACACTGAAATCGTACCTGCAATGGCCAGGAAAACCAGAGTCTTCATGGCACCCCTGGAATTTTTCATCTGTTTTCTCCCGTGGTATCCATGTTGCCCATCAATTGACCGTCACGGATGTAGATTCTATGTTGTGCCATCGCGGCCACGCTTTCCGAGTGGGTGACGATAACCACCGTTTTGCCCTGGTCATTGACCTGGCCAATCTGCTCCAGCAGCTCCTGCTCGGCACGGCTGTCGAGATTGCCGCTCGGCTCGTCCATCAGCAGAATCTCGGGGTCGTTGGCCAAGGCCCGGGCGATGGCCACCCGCTGTCGCTGTCCGCCGGAGAGCTGGTTCGGCCTGGCCCGCAGCTTGTCTCCCAGCCCGACCAGATTGAGCAGCTCAGCGGCCCGCTCCTGCTGTTCCTTTTTCGAGACCCCGGCCAGCATCATCGCCACCTGGACATTTTCCAGGGAGGTCAACACGGGAAGCAGGTTGAAGAACTGGAAAACGAAGCCTATTTTGCGTGCCCGGATCTCGGCCAACCGGTCGGCGGCAACGGACGTCAGCTCGACTTCGTCGAGCCACACCTTTCCCGAACTGGGGCGGTCGAGTCCGCCGAGCAGGTGCAGCAGGGTGCTCTTGCCATGGCCCGAGGGGCCCATGATACAGGCGAGACTGCCCCTGGGAATCTGCAGATTGACCTCCTGCAGGGCGACGGTGCGAAAACCTCTGTCGTAGACCTTGGACAGTTTTTCTGTGCGGATGATGGCGTTATTCATGGCTGATCGCCTCCACCGGGCTGAGCCTGCAGGCCTGGCGGGCCGGGTAGACACCGGCCAGGGCTGCGACCAGTACCGAGAAAAGCAACGATTTCAGGGTGATGCCGGCACTGAAAAACTGCACGCTCTGCCCGTTGCCGAGAAAGGCGGTGAATTCGTTCTGGCCGAGATAGGGGGCGGCAAAGTAGGAGAAGACGAATCCGATCACCACCCCGATGATCCCGCCCAGCAGGCCGTAGATTGCCGACTCATACAGAAACAGTGAGAAGATGGTGCGTTTCCTGGCACCGATCGCCTGCAGGATGCCGATCTCCCGGCGACGTTCGTAAATGGCGGTCATCATGGTGTTGACGATGCCGAAAAAGGAGGCCAGGATGGCGACCGCGGCAACCAGCTTGAGGGCGCTGCCGACACTCCCGACGATGGCCAGCACTGATTTCAGCAGTTGCTTGTCGGAGGAAACCGCGACGTTGGCCGTCTCCTGGATCTCGAGGATATAGCGGTCGATACGGGTGATGTCGTCCACCTTGACCGCGATGAAGGAGACCTTGTCACCGACCGCGTAGAGTTTCTGAGCGGTGGCAAGGTCCATGTAGATCGCCAGATCATCGCGGTTGCCGACGTCCTGCAGCATGCCGCTGATCGAGAATTCCCGCCCCCGAATCCTGAGGTCGTCTCCAGTTTTCAGCTTGAATTGCCGGGCAATTCCGGAGCCGATCACGACATGACTCGTATCCAGCAGATAGCGCCCCTGGGCGACCCGCCAGCCTTTGAACCGTTTCATCGCGGTCGGCAGGATACCGATCAGCGGGACCGGCTGATTGTTCAGAGCGGTGCGCTGGGTCAGGTAGGGGAAGGCGGTCAGTCCCTCGATGGCGGCGATTTTTTCGACATCGGCGTTGGGAATGGCCTCGGGCAGGGTCTCTCCGGTCAACACCGAAATCTGTTCATAGGCGCACCAACCGCGGGGCGTGACCACCAGGTTGGCACCCAGCACATCTGCCTGCTTGCGGATCTCGGTTTCCAGCCCGCTGCCGAGTGAGAGCAGGGTCACCAGCGAGGCGATCCCTACGGCGATAGCCGAGAGCGTGAAAAAGAAGCGGCTTTTGCGACGGATGATGTTTTTCCAGGTCAGTTTGAAATAGTTCAAAGAACATCTCCTCAAGCGGGCAGGATCGTCGTTGATGTTTTCATGTTTCCGAAAATATCAACATGAAGTAGGGTTGTCAAGGACGCCTTTTTGTGTCAGGTATTTGGGCAGCCACAGCCGTTATCACAACGGCCCTTGAGGTTTTGAGGCTTCACTGCACTGCCGGCGAAATCGATGGCGGAGAATGCCGAAAGATGAAGAGAAATCAACGGAAGGATTGATGCGGTCGCAGGGGGCTCCCTGGGCTCGCCTGACTGAATGAAGAAGGCGGAGGCCTTTTCAGATGAGGCCTCCGCCTTTTGTGAAATCGCTCAGGAGCTGCAACAGCCGTCCTTGTGTCCGCGTCGCGGGCGCAGGTTCCAGCCGATCAGGATCAGCAGCAGGATCGCTGAGGCGATTGCCAGGGGGGAGTCGCCGGTGGTTTCGACGGGGGCGATCCAGTCGCTGATGCTGATGCCGGTGACGGCGTAGAGTCGGTTGACCAGCCAGCCGAACAGCAGCGAGCAGACGGCGATACTGATCAGGTAGCGCAGGGTGGCGGCGCGGCCGAGCTGGCTGCCGACCACCGTCAGGGTGGCAGCATTGGTGGCCGGTCCGGCGAGCAGGAAGACCAGCGCCGCGCCCGGGGAGAGCCCCTTGAGCACCAGCGCGGCGGCGATCGGGGTGGAGGCGCTGGCACAGATGTAGAGCGGGATGCCGATGCCGAGCATCAGCAGCAGCGAGAACGGTTCGTTGGCGAAGAAGCGCTGAAACAGTTCTTCCGGGATCAGCGCCGAGAGCAGCCCGGCAACCAGGATGCCGAGCAGCAGCCACTTGCCGATGTCGCCGAGCAGATCACCGAAGGCGTAGCCGAGGCCGTGGCGCAGCCGGGCGGAAAGCGGCGGACGGGTGGTCGGTGCCGGGGAACCCCCGGCGTCTTTGTCCGGTCAGCCGCAGCCCGGCGGCAGGGGAGGAGCCTCCGGTTCCGGCGCTTCCGGCAGACGATTGATCCACAGGCCGGCGAAGATGGCGGTGAAAAAGGCCGCCAGCGGTCGCAGCAGGGTCATCAGCGGGTCGAGCAGCGCCCAGGTGATAGCCATCGAATCGACCCCGGTTTCCGGGACCGAAATCAGGAAGGAGGCGGTCGCTCCCTTGCTCGCGCCCTGCTTGCGCAGCCCGATAGCGGCCGGAATCACCCCGCAGGAACAGAGCGGCAGCGGGATGCCGAACAGCGAGGCCTTGATCACCGAACCGGCACCGTTGTGACCGAGATGGCGGGCGACGGCGTCATCCGGGATCAGCGCCTTGAGCAGTCCGGCGGCGAAAAAACCGAACAGCACGTAAGGGGCGGATTCGAGCAGGATTCGCCAGCATTCAGAGAGAACGTCAAGCAGGATGGCCATCATCTCCGGCAACTTTCGATATGCGCGCGCATGTCGGCCATCACCTGGCGGATGTGGTCGTCATCGAGCTGGTAGTAGACAATTTTTCCTTCACGGCGAAAACGCACCACGCCCTGGCCCCGCAGCAGCCGCAACTGATGGGAGACCGCCGAGATGCTGACGGCGAGCAGCGCCGCCAAGTCACAGACGCAGAGTTCCTCCGCCGCCAGGGCGTGCAGGATTTTCAGTCGGGTCGGGTCGCCGAGCAGCTTGAAAGTCGCGGCGACCTCGGCGAGAACCGGCGGGTCGGGCAGCTGGTTCTCGGCACTGGCGATACGTTGTCGGTCAACGATGGTGACCTGGCAGATATCGGAATCCATTTCTCCTCACAGTTGAGCAAGTGTTCAAATGACGTTTTCAGTCTGCCCCTTTTGACGCGTCCTGTCAAGGGGAGGGGTATTCAGGAACTGCTGGTGTCGGGATGGGGGGCTGAATCCGGCGGATGGTGCAGTTCAGTATGAATCGCGGTTGCCAGCTGCTGCAGGTTGAGAGGTTTTTTCAGAAACAGCCCGGCTCCGAGACGTTGCGCCTCCCTGACATCATTCGTTTCAGCCTGACCGCTGACGATGAGGGTCTTCTGGTCGGGGTGCAGGGAGATAACGCGCCGATAGGTCTCAAGGCCGCTCAGGCCGGAAGGCATAACCATGTCCAGCAGCAGCAGGTCGACCTTTCGCCGGGAGAGGATCTCCAGGGCGTCTTCCCCGCTGCCGGCCTCAAGTACCTGGTAGCCCAGGGAACGGAGCATGTCACAGATGACCGAACGGGGGCCGCTTTCATCGTCGAGGACCATGATCGAGGCGCCGTTTCCCTGCGCCCGCGGCAGCGGGGCGTCCTGTTCGGTCAGCAGCGGGGTTTCCAGGACGCTGGCCGGAAGATAGATATCGAAAACGGAACCCGGCTGGTTGGTGTACAGGTCGATGTAGCCGCGGTGGTCATGGATGATCGACCAGCAGACGGCCAGGCCGAGGCCGGTGCCGCTGCGGCCGAGCCCTTTTTTCGAAAAGAAAGGGTCAAAAACCTGTCCCATGATATCCGGATCGATGCCGCTGCCGGTATCACTGATGCGCAGGCGGACATATTTCCCCGGGGGAACGGTTTCATAGCCTTTGTGGGGTTCGGTCAGTGAATGTGTCGCGGTGCTGACGGTAATCTGTCCCTGTCGGTCACAGGCTTCCATGGCGTTGATGATCAGGTTCATGACCACCTTGCGCAGATGAGAGCCGGTGCCGATGACAGCCGGCAGGCAGAATTCGAGTTCGGTGGAGAGGTCAACCCCGTGGTGCCGGCAAAGTTCCTGATATTCGGGAGAGTCGAGGTATTCTTCAATAATCCGGTTGAGATCGACGATTTCGCGGCTGGCGGCACTGTTGCGGGAGAGGGCCTGCATGTCGGCGACAACATCGGCGATACGGCGGCCGGCATCGCGAATATCCGCCAGTTGTTCCCGTTGCCGGGGGGTGAGATTGTCGTCTTCGAGCAACAGGTCGGGAAGAGCGACGATACCCATCAGCATATTGTTCAGATCATGGGCCACGCCACCGGCAAGCAGGCCGATGGCCTCCATTTTTTTCGCCTGGTGAAGTTCTTCGGCCATGCTGCGCAGCGATTCCTCGTCTTGCAGCTGTCGGCGCAGGCTCTGCTGGATGGAGCGGTCCTGGCGGGCCAGAACGCGCGCCTGCAGAAGATGAAACAACAGCAGAAAGAAGGTCAGCAGGCCGAGCCCGCTGAGAACCAGCGGGGTATGATCATTGGTTTCGCGGCTGACGGTGTAGCCGAGCAGGGCGACGGTCCGGCCGTCGAAATCCCGTACCGGATAGGTGATGTCGAGCGCCCCGACATCGCGGTAGTCTTCATCGAGAAAGATGATTTTTCCGGAAGAGAGGGCTTCGAGATCTTCTTCTCGGGCGGGTTTGCCGACCCGGATCGGCAGGCTGCTGGCAATGTGTCGGTAGCGACCGTCCGCGGCTTTGGCGATGACGCTGAGGCGGACAATGCGTGGATCACTCTGAACCAGTTTGTCAATCCGTTTCTGAATCTGGTCGACCTGGCGCTTCGAGCCGCCATGCAGTATATCGGCGATGGCGACCTCCAGAACCCGGCAGCGATTGAGGGCCTCAAAGCGGAATCGTCGTTCTTCGGTCTGCCGCATGGTGAACAGCGACCAGCCGACAAAGATCAGCAGGCAGACCAGAACCGTGATCTGAAACAGACTTTGCAGCAGGTACGGTCGATTGCTGTCGGTGCGTGAACTGCCCATGAAGTCTCTTTCCGGGAGGTTTTTCTGTGCCGACCTCGAGTTTTCGGGAGTATATAATATGAATATAGATATGTCGACTTTTGTCACGCACCTGAATCAGTGAGTTCCTGTTGGATGGAGAGTGCAGGTACCTGGTCTGGATGAGATTTTCAAAAATCTGAAGCGCACCCATGGTACCCTGTACCCCATAAAACTTCGTAAGATTGCGCCGGGATTTGGCGAGTCGGCTCCCGGCCGTTCGTTGGCATGCTGTTTGCTTTATTAAGCGCCCCCGAAGCGTCCGATAATTTCTGAACCGAAATGAATTTACGTTTGAGTCGATTGTTTCAACAACTGAACTGGCTGGTGTTTTTCGCCTACCTGCTGTTCGGCCTTGGCGGCGGCGTTGCCGTTGCCTGCTGCCCGACAGCAACGTCGGTTTGTGCCGGGCACGCCACTGCAGAGGTTGCGGAGGCCTGTCTGATGGTGATCGCCGAAGAGGCGGGAACTTGCCACACGTGCTGTCATTCCCGCCAGCCGGTCGGTCTCGATAATGTTCACCTGACGTCCTTTCCGTCGTCATCCCCAGTTGACGATGGAGCGGGGCCTCCGCTTTTCTCCCCCCGGGAAATATCGTCCGCGCCTGTCCCGGTGACGGAATTTTTTCTTCGCCATGTCACCCGGCAGCCGAATTCTGTCCTTGCCTCTCTGGGTACCGTCGTTCTTCTGATTTAAGTCGTTTCGAAAAGCCCCGTCCAGAATTCGTGGGTTTCTGTTGGATGGAGAATGCAAGTGCTTGGTCTGAAAGAGCTTCCCAAAAATCATCAGCGAACCTGTGGGTGCGCTTCAGATTTTTGGGAAGCTCAGGCAGATCAATGACTTGTGCTGTCCGCCGACGAGGGACTCACTGATTCGGGCTCGTTTTATTTTCCCGGTTTTTAGAAATATCAGGGCGCGAATCTGTTGTCGCGATTCACGTCCGCCAGGCTTTATTCAGGAGCGATTTCCGTGACCAACAAACAAGACCAGTCTTTTCTGGAGATCATCTGGGACTTTTTCTGTTCTCTGAAACTCGCCATCACCACTCTGATCCTGCTGGCGCTCACCTCCATTATCGGTACGGTGGTGCAGCAGGGGAAACCCGCCCAGGAATACATTCAGGAGTATGGTGAGAGGGTCTACCGGGTTTTTGTCGCTCTCGATTTTGTCGACATGTACCATTCCTGGTGGTTTCTGACCCTGCTCAATATCTTCGCCATCAATCTGATCTGCTGTTCCATCAAGCGGTTGCCGCGCATTCTCAAGCTGGTGAAGCATCCCGTTCTGACGCCCGATGAAAAACACTATCGGCGTTTCGCCAACCGTGACGAGTTCACGGTTCCGGTGGCCGTTGACCGGGCTGGCGACCGGCTGGCCGTTTTTATGCGCAAACACTTTGCCGCCCCGGTGGTTACCGCCAGGGATGGCCGCACCCATCTCTTCGCGCAGAAAATGGCCTGGGCCCGGTTCGGTGTCTACGTGGTTCATCTCTCCATCCTGATCATTTTTGCCGGAGCCATTATCGGCAGCGTCTGGGGATACAAGGCCTATGTCAATATCGCCGAGGGAACCAGCACCGACAAGGTCTGGCCGCGCGACAGCCAAAACCCGATCGCGATCGGGTTCGAGGTTCGCTGCGACAATTTCGAAGTGACCTACTATCCCGGCACCCGTCGTCCCAAGGAGTTCACCAGCGATCTGGTGGTGCTTGAAGGTGGGCGGGAAGTATTGAAAAAGACCATTGAGGTGAATGATCCGCTGAGTTACCGTGGGTTGACCTTCTACCAGTCGAGTTACGGGCCCGCCGGAGAGCCGGTTTTCAAGCTGACCGTCACCGAACGGAGCAGCGGCAGGAAGCTGAAGTTCGAAGCGCAGCGCGGCGAACATATCGCCCTGCCGGACGGCAGTTCCTTCGCCGTCTCCGACTATACCGACAGCTACAAGAGTTTCGGACCGGCGATCCAGATGCATCTCAACGACAAGACGGGAAAACACGGCAATGCCTTCGTGGTGTTTCAGCGGTTTCCGGAGTTTGATGCCCAGCGCGGGGGGGCGTATTCCTTTGCCGTGGACAGTTTTGAACAACAATTTTATACCGGTCTGCAGGTAGCCAAAGACCCGGGGGTGTGGGTGGTCTGGACTGGCTGTTTCCTGTTGGTTGCCGGATGTTTTTCCGCTTTCTTTCTCTCCCACCGGCGCATCTGGCTGACCATCGAACCGGCCGGGGACGGCAGCCTGGTCAGGGTCGCCGGCAACGCTCATCGCAATCAGCCGGCCTTTGAAATCTTCTTCGAGGACTTCAAGTCCCGGCTCAAGGAGGAACTGACCGGACGACAGACTCCGGAGTCATCTCCGTTGCCGGCTGTCGAAGCGAACACCTGATTCCGGGAACACTTAAGGGAGATCCTCATGCTCAGTATCAAGCTTTTCAATGTCACCACCATCGCCTATTTCGGCGCTATGCTCGCCTTCATCTCCTACCTGGTGATCCGCAACCGGACCGTTGCCCTGGTCGCCAACATCTGTTGTTACGTCGGTTTCGCCCTGCATACCGCGGCCATCGGTATGCGCTGGTACGAGTCGTACCAGATTCTGGGCGGAGACGGCCGCGCGCCGCTCTCCAACCTCTACGAATCGGTGGTCTTTTTTGCCTGGACCATCCTGCTGATCTATATCCTCATCGACCTGAAATACCGGCAGCGGGCGATCGGTGCTTTCGTGCTGCCGTTCGCGTTTTTCGGCATG
It includes:
- a CDS encoding hybrid sensor histidine kinase/response regulator produces the protein MGSSRTDSNRPYLLQSLFQITVLVCLLIFVGWSLFTMRQTEERRFRFEALNRCRVLEVAIADILHGGSKRQVDQIQKRIDKLVQSDPRIVRLSVIAKAADGRYRHIASSLPIRVGKPAREEDLEALSSGKIIFLDEDYRDVGALDITYPVRDFDGRTVALLGYTVSRETNDHTPLVLSGLGLLTFFLLLFHLLQARVLARQDRSIQQSLRRQLQDEESLRSMAEELHQAKKMEAIGLLAGGVAHDLNNMLMGIVALPDLLLEDDNLTPRQREQLADIRDAGRRIADVVADMQALSRNSAASREIVDLNRIIEEYLDSPEYQELCRHHGVDLSTELEFCLPAVIGTGSHLRKVVMNLIINAMEACDRQGQITVSTATHSLTEPHKGYETVPPGKYVRLRISDTGSGIDPDIMGQVFDPFFSKKGLGRSGTGLGLAVCWSIIHDHRGYIDLYTNQPGSVFDIYLPASVLETPLLTEQDAPLPRAQGNGASIMVLDDESGPRSVICDMLRSLGYQVLEAGSGEDALEILSRRKVDLLLLDMVMPSGLSGLETYRRVISLHPDQKTLIVSGQAETNDVREAQRLGAGLFLKKPLNLQQLATAIHTELHHPPDSAPHPDTSSS
- the resB gene encoding cytochrome c biogenesis protein ResB, whose product is MTNKQDQSFLEIIWDFFCSLKLAITTLILLALTSIIGTVVQQGKPAQEYIQEYGERVYRVFVALDFVDMYHSWWFLTLLNIFAINLICCSIKRLPRILKLVKHPVLTPDEKHYRRFANRDEFTVPVAVDRAGDRLAVFMRKHFAAPVVTARDGRTHLFAQKMAWARFGVYVVHLSILIIFAGAIIGSVWGYKAYVNIAEGTSTDKVWPRDSQNPIAIGFEVRCDNFEVTYYPGTRRPKEFTSDLVVLEGGREVLKKTIEVNDPLSYRGLTFYQSSYGPAGEPVFKLTVTERSSGRKLKFEAQRGEHIALPDGSSFAVSDYTDSYKSFGPAIQMHLNDKTGKHGNAFVVFQRFPEFDAQRGGAYSFAVDSFEQQFYTGLQVAKDPGVWVVWTGCFLLVAGCFSAFFLSHRRIWLTIEPAGDGSLVRVAGNAHRNQPAFEIFFEDFKSRLKEELTGRQTPESSPLPAVEANT